ATATAGTATTTATCTGGGGTTCCGATATCGAAGAGGGTTTTGTTGGTGGTATAGCCGTAGAATCCGGAGTTTACGATTTTTGGGAACAGGTCGTATTCGAGGGACATTTTTATGGCTGGAGGTATTAGTGACAGGATGGATTTATTGAAGATATAAATTCCGGCGTTAATGAGGGGGGTTTTATAAGCGGTGGTTTTTTCGATAAAGCCGGTGATTTTCTGTGAGTTGTCAGTGATAACGCTGCCGCAGGATTGAGGGTCTTTTGTGGCGGCGGTGGTCAGTACCATAGAGGCTGAGGCGGATGTGCGGATGTGGAAGGAGTGGAAGCCGGCGAGGTTGACATTGCAGAAGGAGTCGCCGTTGATTACGAAAAAGGAGTTTGTGTTGATGAGAGGTTCTGCGTTTTTGACGGCACCGGCGGTGCCCAGTGGAGTGTCCTCTTTTGATATGACAATCTCGGCTGCGGGATTATTCAGGGCGTAGTAGTTTTCTATAAAACCGGACATGTGCCCTGTGCACAGTATAAAACGTTTTATGCCGAAACTCTTGTAGTGGTTGATGAGGATATTAAGAAAAGGCTCACCGTTAATATCTGCCATGGGCTTGGGGCGATCGGCAATCAGGGGGGTAAGACGGCTGCCGATACCTCCGCAGAGGATTACAACATCAGTGTTCAACGCCGCTAAAAGACAATATCCTGAGTGGAGTATAAAACAATGTGTGTTCCAAGGGTTTCAAAGCGAATAGGGACATAGAGGAGATTTTTTAACCTATCTCTTACAGCGGCTTGTTTTTCCTGCGGGACAAAGAAAAAAAGAAAACCGCCGCCGCCTGCTCCGCAAAGTTTACCGCCAAGGGCCCCGGAGGCCGTTGCCGCCTCGTAGATTTCATCTATCCTGCTGTTGGATATGTTGGAAGTGAGGCTGCGTTTTAGCTTCCATGTCTCGTTTAAAAGCTTCCCAAAATCGGCATAATTTTCTATCGGGCCGTTGAGAATGTTTACCGCCTCATCCACCATCTCAGACATAACCCCTAATTCCACTTTCTTTTCAGGGGTTTTTTTTATAAGCTCTTTTGCGATATCGGTTGAGTTTCTGGACAGTCCGGTGAAAAAAAACATAAGACTGTCCTGAAAAAATATTAACTTATTTGATGTAATTGTAATGGGGGTAACGAAAAATTCACGTTCTCCCCCGAACTCTATTTTATTGAAACCGCCGAATGAGGCCGCCACCTGGTCTTGTGAACCCACGTTTTCACCGATCTGGTTCTGTTCCACATCTATAGCACGCAGGGCCAGCTGACGCTTGGTAACCATCTCACCTTTTAAGGCATACAGTGCGTGCAGAAGCCCTACCGTAAATGATGAACTGGAGCCTATCCCTGACTGTGCCGGCACATCTCCGGTATGCACCAACTCTATCCCACCACTTAAGTTTACCTTATTCAAACACTCCCTGATGGAGTCATGTTTTATTTCGGAGATGGTTTTGGCTTCCTCTCGCAGGTAATATCTCAGCAGATATTTGTAATCAAAAAACGGCGGCAGATACCGGCAGTATATGTGGCAGTAGCGGTTAATTGTGGTATTAAGCACTTTGCCGCCATGCTCTCTGTACCAGCCCGGATAGTCGGTTCCTCCGCCAAAGAAAGATATTCTAAACGGCGTCCGTGTTATTATCATTTATTTGAATTTATCATCTTTTTACAGTCTTTAAAGCTAACACCGGCTATTTAATTGTAGCAATAACGCTCCGTGAAAATCAAGTCCGAAATCCGATGGGTGGCATTACAGTTGCCTTTCATACGGAGTTTTCATTACAATGAATAATACCAAGTTGCGGTCAGAAGTATAACGAGGCGGCAAGGAGAAAGCGACGCCTCCCCTCATAGGGGATTCCCCTTTGGGGAGACGTTGAGGAGCTTTTGACGAAGCCAACGAAGTTAGACGATTGAATGCAATTTGGTATGAGCTCTGTTAAGGAGGCGAGATGAGAGCTTTAATTACTGGAATAACCGGAATGGTCGGCTCCCACATGGCTGATTATCTCTGCCGGAATACGGATTGGGACATCTATGGGATGTGCCGGTGGCGCAGTCCTATGGACAACGTCTCACACCTTGTGGACAGAGCCAACAGAAAGGACCGGGTGTTTTTTATCTATGGTGATCTCTGCGATTACATATCACTTCAAAACGCCGTAGAGCAGTGCCGTCCCGATTATGTTTTTCACCTTGCAGCGCAGAGTTACCCCTCAACCAGTTTCACATCCCCGGTGCAAACCCTCGATACCAACATAATTGGAACGGAGCGATTACTTGAGGCACTGCGGCGGGCCCCTGGGATTGAGCCCGTTATTCATGTCTGCTCGTCTTCAGAGGTATTTGGAAGGGTGCCCAGGGAAAAACTCCCTATAAATGAGGAGTGCTCATTTCATCCCTCCTCTCCATATGCAATATCGAAAGTGGGGACGGATTTAATCGGCAGATTTCATGCCGAGGCGTACGGGCAGAAAATCATGGTTACCAGAATGTTTACCCACACAGGCCCCAGGCGCGGTGATGTCTTTGCCGAATCAACATTTGCCAAGCAAATAGCCATGATAGAGCAGGGGCTTATTCCCCCTGTGGTTAAGACAGGCAATCTTGACTCTCTGCGCACGTGGTCTGACGTGCGGGATGCCGTGGCGGCATACTACCTGCTGGTAACGGTTAATCCAACCCCGGGAGAGTACTACAACATCGGCGGGAACTTTTCGTGTTCAGTAGCCGATATGTTAAAACACCTTATTTCAATTTCCACGGCAAGGGATATAATCCGGGTTGAGACGGAACCGGTGCGCCTTCGCCCCCTTGATGCCGACCTTCAGGTACCGGATACCGGCAAGTTTAAAAAACACACCGGCTGGGAACCTGAAATTCCGTTTGAAAAAACTATGGCGGATTTATTAGATTACTGGCGGGGGCGGGTTAAAAATGAAAGACATTTTCTGACAAGATGAGTTTGAGCAGCTATGGAAAACAAGATAACACAACTCGATGAGCTCTCAGGCAGACTCAGGGAATTGAAAGCTGCCGGCATGAAAGTAGTGCACTGCCACGGCTGTTTTGATCTTATGCACCCCGGACATATTAAGCACTTTCAGGCAGCCAAACAAATGGGTGATGTGCTGGTTGTTACCGTTACACCGGATATTTACATAGACAAGGGGGAGGGCAGACCGGTATTTAACCAGACTCTGAGAGCGGAAAGTATCGCCGCCCTGGAGTGTGTTGACTTTGTAGCCATAAACAAATGGCCCACCGCTGAGGATACCTTAAAATTACTTAAACCCGACATTTACGTTAAAGGACAGGAGTTTGAAAAACTTCAGGACGGCACTGGTAAAATTCAGAGGGAATTCAACGTTGTCAAAGAAATCGGGGCAGAGATACGATTCACTCAGGAAATCGTGTTTTCCTCCACCAAGCTGATTAATACATATCTGAAGGATAAGTGAAAGAGACAGGGGACCCCCATTGTCAAGACCACTTTTAAAAGGAATTAATGTATAACCCTCTAAGAGAGTATTTAAGATGTTAGTTAAAGGGGTAGGCACGGGGTTGTTGCTCCAACGTTTTTTATTCGTCATTACGAGGAGCGTTAGCTTCGTGGTAATCTCATCTTTTAAAATATTAATACGAACATACTTACGATGGCAGCAGATATTATGCTCATTAAGATTATAGTGGTTTGCAAAATTCCGTTGGCAATTTTAAAGGCTGAGATTGCCACACCCCCTGTGGGGGTTCGCAATGACGGCTAATTGTAAAATCTGTTCTCTGTAAAGCGCTTGTGTTTCGGTATTAAGAAATATTACTATGTAATACTATGAAGGCAAGTAAAGTGATAATCTCGGCAAAGGTGGATAAAACTGTTTTTGACGCTCTCAACGGTTATGCCAAAGAACTTCAGGTAAGCAAAAGTTGGATTGTTCAGCAGGCCTTAAAACAGTATTTCGATAAGTACGACGAGCATTTAAGCGACATGCGGATTGCTTCTCTTTCCGAAAGTATCTCTCACGAGGATGTTCTGAAAGAGTATGGCTTATCAAGTTAAATGGGATGTGCGGGCATATAGGGAACTGAAACAGATTGAAACTAAAACAGCCGTGGAAATTCTCAATACTCTAAACAAGCTTTCTGAAAATCCACATGAGGCCGGAAAACCGCTTGAGGGAAAGTTCAAGGGAAAGTACCGCTTACAGGTCGGTGATTATCGTGTTATCTACTGGATAGAGAAAACCACTTCACGGAGAGTGAGATTAAGGAAATTATGAGGGTGGAAAGTTATTTGTACTGCTGGCTAAAATCCATAAATCCGGCTCGCTTAAAATCTTCGTC
This genomic window from Nitrospirae bacterium YQR-1 contains:
- a CDS encoding sugar phosphate nucleotidyltransferase translates to MNTDVVILCGGIGSRLTPLIADRPKPMADINGEPFLNILINHYKSFGIKRFILCTGHMSGFIENYYALNNPAAEIVISKEDTPLGTAGAVKNAEPLINTNSFFVINGDSFCNVNLAGFHSFHIRTSASASMVLTTAATKDPQSCGSVITDNSQKITGFIEKTTAYKTPLINAGIYIFNKSILSLIPPAIKMSLEYDLFPKIVNSGFYGYTTNKTLFDIGTPDKYYIAVKELKQSTR
- a CDS encoding kinase, with translation MIITRTPFRISFFGGGTDYPGWYREHGGKVLNTTINRYCHIYCRYLPPFFDYKYLLRYYLREEAKTISEIKHDSIRECLNKVNLSGGIELVHTGDVPAQSGIGSSSSFTVGLLHALYALKGEMVTKRQLALRAIDVEQNQIGENVGSQDQVAASFGGFNKIEFGGEREFFVTPITITSNKLIFFQDSLMFFFTGLSRNSTDIAKELIKKTPEKKVELGVMSEMVDEAVNILNGPIENYADFGKLLNETWKLKRSLTSNISNSRIDEIYEAATASGALGGKLCGAGGGGFLFFFVPQEKQAAVRDRLKNLLYVPIRFETLGTHIVLYSTQDIVF
- a CDS encoding GDP-mannose 4,6-dehydratase, with the translated sequence MRALITGITGMVGSHMADYLCRNTDWDIYGMCRWRSPMDNVSHLVDRANRKDRVFFIYGDLCDYISLQNAVEQCRPDYVFHLAAQSYPSTSFTSPVQTLDTNIIGTERLLEALRRAPGIEPVIHVCSSSEVFGRVPREKLPINEECSFHPSSPYAISKVGTDLIGRFHAEAYGQKIMVTRMFTHTGPRRGDVFAESTFAKQIAMIEQGLIPPVVKTGNLDSLRTWSDVRDAVAAYYLLVTVNPTPGEYYNIGGNFSCSVADMLKHLISISTARDIIRVETEPVRLRPLDADLQVPDTGKFKKHTGWEPEIPFEKTMADLLDYWRGRVKNERHFLTR
- a CDS encoding adenylyltransferase/cytidyltransferase family protein, producing MENKITQLDELSGRLRELKAAGMKVVHCHGCFDLMHPGHIKHFQAAKQMGDVLVVTVTPDIYIDKGEGRPVFNQTLRAESIAALECVDFVAINKWPTAEDTLKLLKPDIYVKGQEFEKLQDGTGKIQREFNVVKEIGAEIRFTQEIVFSSTKLINTYLKDK
- a CDS encoding ribbon-helix-helix domain-containing protein, producing MIISAKVDKTVFDALNGYAKELQVSKSWIVQQALKQYFDKYDEHLSDMRIASLSESISHEDVLKEYGLSS
- a CDS encoding type II toxin-antitoxin system mRNA interferase toxin, RelE/StbE family; the protein is MAYQVKWDVRAYRELKQIETKTAVEILNTLNKLSENPHEAGKPLEGKFKGKYRLQVGDYRVIYWIEKTTSRRVRLRKL